A genome region from Streptomyces sp. S4.7 includes the following:
- a CDS encoding alpha/beta hydrolase, whose product MEPPPRMNLAAVRMLPFTRAVLRATEGHDVLVGRVRYRHRGWNGTRADAAVDALRALDELEQLAGPVRVVLVGHSMGGRAALTVAGHDLVRGVVGLAPWCPSGDPVGQLMDRQVVLVHGDRDRTTDPLGSRDLVRRARAAGADACVVQMTGGDHAMLRRADEWHSLTTELVSGLLGLAPLPGPVRRAFDEGRDPAPSG is encoded by the coding sequence ATGGAGCCACCACCCCGGATGAATCTGGCCGCCGTGCGGATGCTGCCGTTCACGCGGGCGGTGCTGCGCGCCACCGAGGGCCACGACGTCCTCGTGGGGAGGGTCCGCTACCGGCACCGGGGATGGAACGGCACGCGGGCCGACGCGGCGGTGGACGCGCTGCGGGCGCTCGACGAGCTGGAACAGCTCGCGGGTCCGGTACGGGTGGTGCTGGTCGGTCATTCGATGGGCGGGCGCGCCGCGCTCACCGTGGCCGGGCACGACCTGGTGCGCGGCGTGGTGGGTCTGGCGCCTTGGTGTCCGTCCGGGGATCCGGTGGGCCAGCTCATGGACCGGCAGGTCGTTCTCGTGCACGGTGACCGGGACCGTACGACCGACCCGCTGGGCAGCCGAGACCTGGTGCGCCGCGCCCGTGCGGCGGGCGCCGACGCGTGCGTGGTGCAGATGACCGGCGGTGACCACGCGATGCTCCGGCGGGCCGACGAGTGGCATTCGCTCACGACCGAGCTGGTCTCGGGCCTGCTCGGCCTCGCTCCGCTGCCCGGTCCGGTACGCCGCGCGTTCGACGAGGGGCGGGACCCGGCCCCGAGCGGCTGA
- a CDS encoding AAA family ATPase, with translation MSAQLRAAVVLITGVMAAGKSTVAGLLAERLPRAAHVRGDTFRRMLVSGREELLPEETAEAGAQLDLRQRITVTVADAYAEDGWTAVVQDIVIGEDLSRFVARVRTRPLYVVVLAPSAEAVRSREQARPKTGYGVWSVEALDHSLRSETPRIGLWLDTTEQTPAQTVSAILADLPAALVTTERD, from the coding sequence GTGAGCGCCCAACTGCGTGCCGCGGTCGTCCTGATCACCGGCGTGATGGCCGCCGGGAAGTCCACCGTCGCCGGCCTGCTGGCCGAACGGCTGCCCCGCGCCGCCCACGTCCGCGGCGACACCTTCCGCCGCATGCTCGTCTCCGGCCGGGAGGAACTGCTGCCCGAGGAGACCGCGGAGGCCGGGGCCCAACTGGACCTGCGCCAACGGATCACGGTGACGGTGGCGGACGCCTACGCCGAAGACGGATGGACAGCCGTCGTCCAGGACATCGTCATCGGCGAGGACCTGAGCCGATTCGTCGCCAGGGTCCGCACACGGCCTCTCTACGTCGTCGTGCTCGCCCCCTCGGCCGAGGCCGTACGGAGCAGGGAGCAAGCGCGTCCGAAGACCGGCTACGGCGTCTGGTCGGTCGAGGCGCTCGACCACAGCCTGCGCTCGGAGACTCCGCGCATCGGTCTGTGGCTCGACACGACGGAGCAGACACCGGCGCAGACGGTCTCGGCGATCCTCGCCGACCTCCCGGCGGCGCTTGTCACGACCGAGCGCGACTGA
- a CDS encoding type B 50S ribosomal protein L31, producing the protein MKPRIHPVSRPVVFRDRAGDYAFLTRSTAEPDMTIEWEDGGKYPVIDVETSSASHPFYTGKSQVLDTAGRVERFERRYGDAPKRG; encoded by the coding sequence ATGAAGCCTCGTATCCACCCCGTATCCCGTCCGGTGGTTTTCCGCGACCGCGCTGGCGATTACGCGTTTCTGACGCGCTCGACCGCGGAACCGGACATGACGATCGAGTGGGAGGACGGGGGGAAGTACCCCGTCATCGACGTCGAGACATCATCGGCGAGCCACCCCTTCTACACCGGTAAATCGCAGGTTCTTGACACCGCGGGCCGTGTGGAGCGCTTCGAGCGCCGTTACGGCGACGCACCGAAACGCGGATGA
- a CDS encoding VOC family protein, producing the protein MISIGTIVMGASDVRRAAGFWRRALGYVPRDGEVGGDWVVLVPADGTGPGISLGLSGTPVQKHPRVHLDLYAGDAAEQAAEVARLVSLGAERVDWDLYPDDPDFVVLADTEGNRFCVIDNGRG; encoded by the coding sequence ATGATCAGCATCGGGACGATCGTGATGGGCGCTTCCGACGTGCGGCGCGCGGCCGGATTCTGGAGACGGGCCCTTGGCTACGTCCCGCGCGACGGCGAGGTCGGGGGCGACTGGGTCGTCCTCGTCCCCGCCGACGGCACGGGGCCGGGAATCTCCCTCGGACTCAGTGGGACGCCGGTGCAGAAGCACCCCCGCGTCCACCTCGACCTCTACGCGGGCGACGCCGCCGAGCAGGCCGCGGAAGTCGCGCGCCTGGTGTCCCTGGGGGCCGAACGCGTCGACTGGGACCTCTATCCCGACGACCCCGACTTCGTCGTCCTCGCCGACACCGAAGGCAACCGCTTCTGCGTCATCGACAACGGCCGCGGCTGA